The proteins below come from a single Sander vitreus isolate 19-12246 chromosome 15, sanVit1, whole genome shotgun sequence genomic window:
- the svilc gene encoding supervillin isoform X1: MDTMENPVLEPRSERIARYKAERRRELAERFGNMEELPSKWVRKDGKEVHDPATQAHRGNLNSDGLSERVNGRARGVTNGLEDPAESNNLRRLLDAEEEENCKADVKTDDRAKMSVAAKMSLFKELEKSAAPEASAFLKPSSGSISHERRVRRGNDHRFLTQPITCEEIVAISAPKPAPTVESQSVQAESVEDADESCKLSMSEKLALFNKLSLPGRQGGSPADGPPERRRQKGARYRTQPITVEEVNLLQEGPVQLPAFYLSPHLSDRQQASSVNLKPSEIRLSKPRPDTGLVPGEPSCPTQQGQQGQQGLQRHDSEPVLRGILKKSCSGGSEWSRTDGSQTDTPTSHEQNGGGCEEAGIQGRTESTEQQEMSAAPRRERRKASGVEGGSLTAAPWRQRARTRRETIACTPIRTMSEQDAPQEERPCQIKLQEQLVPSVEHSSDTTGRVQKQNEEECVRRMNEETNAMGHIQVTLADDTVKLQETTDTSRIKEGTENLYVESVNPQCWEPVFASVYSSSTPQYIMCFNQTNLSFEAQEVSSPTKNQIQPQWRQKSKEVDDEMDQVEELNTEQNRKKQEAGCMAKREISMQTGIEFEAPQSSPLSVVPHEVKEETSVDESNTFDAGFYSDQPSPSACAPPPSGDVAAAESEQDLGVLCQTNTPILTSAVAEHRRSVRPSRRTQGSRNPLRALAARDDIRQDYMGERVNTAAEESTQAEKKSKNSSVADSHLSRSEDLISSSDATKSSPPFSSLMLIHIKGRRHVQVRLVEPSARSLNSGDCFLLVTPEHCILWSGEFANEQEKAKASELASSIQSQRDLGCQAPQMVHLEEGLNCDSSLAADFWSLLGGRTQYRGASAEEEDEIYERGVVESNCVYRLVENKLVPHEQAWASIPSVSLLGSTEALVFDFGGEVYLWHGQDVSLSRKNVALQLTHQVWVGAYDYTNCRVNPLDPTQCNPNTQLRGEGRPSWALFGCVSEHSETALFREKFLDWTGGNGGTEEAAPVSKKTQPIPVQSSQSVSLSPDVLSACDAKVLVSGQSLEGDNLVHNVFSGVDVQRGYGVITLEGGRQMELKTVAVDTWHVQEFEDSEIPVESTGQLYEGDSYVIRWTYSINTVDEMNSTDECSRGPGQKEYTAFFLWRGRDSSVSGRDTAAFLSIGINNHEDSQVVVPQGKEPPCFLQLFQGGLAIHKGKREEPSTNAAEWRLFCVRGELPEEGSLLEVDCCCAGLRSRGSVVLLNSQQGVLYLWTGCKAPSSSRVVSKRVVEHLTQMCPLELGLSKSSPVTVQVVEEGSEPADFWTALGQMDRKAYDCMLQDPGKYNFTPRLFHLSASSGSFQAKEMLSPTRLPGLVMAMPFVQESLYSVPQPALFLLDNRLEVYLWQRGQPEQTESSASAWGCWHDERRCAMQTALQYCKEMNPRRPPQAYLIFEGLEPLTFTNVFPCWERSLGPHTQGDAGRVKLTLVQDALAQLMKTQYPLEELLRSPLPEGVDPQRLEVYLSDQDFQTILEMKRDEYDSLPDWKQIDLKKIKGLLC; the protein is encoded by the exons ATGGACACCATGGAGAACCCAGTCCTGGAGCCCAGATCAGAGCGGATCGCTCGCTATAAAGCTGAGAGGAGGCGAGAACTGGCCGAGCGCTTTGGCAACATGGAGGAGCTACCTTCTAAGTGGGTGAGGAAGGATGGGAAAGAGGTGCACGACCCAGCAACTCAAGCCCATAGAGGGAATTTGAACTCAGATGGCCTCAGTGAAAGAGTTAACGGCAGAGCGCGAGGGGTTACAAATGGATTAGAGGATCCTGCAGAGTCCAACAACTTGAGAAG GCTGTTGGacgcagaggaagaggagaactGTAAAG CTGATGTGAAAACAGACGACAGAGCCAAAATGAGTGTGGCAGCCAAGATGTCTTTGTTTAAA GAGCTGGAGAAGTCTGCTGCCCCTGAGGCCTCGGCCTTCCTGAAACCTAGCTCGGGCAGCATCTCTCATGAGCGCAGGGTGCGCCGTGGCAACGACCATCGCTTTTTAACCCAGCCAATCACCTGTGAGGAAATCGTGGCAATCAG CGCCCCCAAACCAGCACCAACAGTGGAGTCCCAGTCTGTGCAGGCTGAGTCAGTGGAGGATGCCGATGAGAGCTGCAAGCTGAGCATGAGTGAGAAGCTGGCCCTCTTCAACAAACTGTCCCTGCCAGGGAGGCAAGGGGGCAGCCCCGCTGACGGGCCCCCAGAGAGACGAAGGCAAAAGGGGGCTCGGTACCGCACACAACCCATCACTGTGGAGGAGGTCAACCTG CTCCAAGAAGGCCCCGTACAGCTTCCTGCATTCTATTTGTCCCCTCATCTGTCCGACAGACAGCAGGCCTCGTCTGTCAACCTAAAACCCAGTGAGATACGCCTTTCCAAGCCAAGACCTGACACCGGTCTTGTGCCTGGGGAGCCTAGTTGCCCTACCCAGCAGGGCCAGCAGGGCCAGCAGGGCCTGCAGCGCCACGACTCTGAGCCCGTCTTGAGAGGAATCCTGAAGAAGAGTTGCTCTGGAGGCTCAGAGTGGAGCAGGACGGATGGCAGTCAGACAGATACACCAACCAGCCATGAACAGAATGGTGGAGGTTGCGAAGAAGCAGGGATACAAGGAAGGACGGAGAGCACAGAGCAGCAGGAAATGTCTGCAGCACCGCGGAGAGAGAGACGCAAGGCTTCAGGTGTGGAGGGAGGCTCGCTGACTGCCGCTCCCTGGAGGCAGAGGGCTCGAACCAGGAGGGAAACCATTGCCTGTACACCAATAAGAACCATGTCAGAGCAGGACGCTCCTCAGGAGGAGAGGCCCTGCCAGATAAAGCTGCAGGAACAGCTGGTTCCCTCTGTGGAACACAGCTCAGATACCACTGGGAGAGTTCA GAAGCAGAATGAGGAAGAGTGTGTGAGGAGGATGAATGAAGAAACCAACGCCATGGGACATATTCAAGTCACACTGGCAGATGACACCGTTAAACTGCAGGAGACAACTGACACCAGCAGAATTAAA GAAGGGACAGAAAACCTTTATGTGGAGAGTGTCAACCCTCAGTGCTGG GAACCCGTCTTTGCCTCTGTCTATTCTAGCAGTACACCCCAATATATCATGTGTTTCAATCAG ACAAATCTGTCCTTTGAGGCACAAGAAGTCTCCTCTCCTACCAAGAACCAGATTCAGCCTCAGTGGAGACAGAAG TCTAAGGAAGTTGATGACGAGATGGACCAAGTCGAGGAATTGAATACAGAGCAGAACAGGAAAAAGCAAGAGGCTGGATGTATGGCCAAGAGAG AAATCTCCATGCAGACTGGGATAGAGTTTGAAG CTCCACAGAGCTCTCCACTCTCAGTGGTTCCACATGAGGTGAAGGAGGAGACGTCTGTGGATgaatcaaacacgtttgatgcTGGTTTCTACAGCGATCAGCCCTCTCCCTCCGCCTGCGCCCCCCCACCCTCTGGAGACGTCGCTGCTGCAGAGAGTGAGCAGGACCTGGGTGTCCTCTGCCAGACCAACACACCCAT ACTGACCTCAGCGGTAGCAGAGCACCGGCGGTCGGTGCGTCCGTCCCGTCGGACTCAGGGCTCCAGAAATCCTCTGAGGGCTCTCGCTGCCCGGGACGACATCAGGCAGGACTACATGGGAGAGAGAGTCAACACAGCTGCTGAGGAGAGCACCCAAGCAGAGAAGA AGTCCAAGAACTCCTCGGTGGCTGATTCACATCTTTCCAGATCAGAAGACCTCATCTCTTCCTCAGATGCTACCAAGTCTTCTCCTCCCTTCAGCAGCCTGATGCTCATTCACATCAAAG GTAGGCGGCATGTCCAGGTGCGTCTGGTGGAGCCCTCAGCGCGGTCGCTGAACAGTGGAGACTGCTTCCTGCTGGTCACCCCGGAGCATTGCATCCTGTGGAGCGGAGAGTTTGCCAATGAACAAGAGAAAGCCAAG GCTTCTGAGCTGGCATCATCCATCCAGAGTCAGAGGGATCTCGGCTGTCAGGCCCCCCAGATGGTCCACCTGGAGGAGGGGCTGAACTGTGACAGCAGCCTAGCTGCAGACTTCTGGAGCCTTCTAGGAGGAAGGACACAATACAGAG GAGCCAGTgcagaagaggaggatgagatCTACGAGCGTGGTGTGGTGGAGTCCAACTGTGTGTACAGGCTTGTGGAGAACAAACTGGTGCCTCATGAACAGGCCTGGGCTTCTATCCCCAGTGTCTCCCTGCTGGGCTCCACTGAG gcccTGGTGTTTGATTTCGGCGGTGAGGTGTACTTGTGGCATGGACAGGATGTTTCCCTCAGCAGGAAGAATGTTGCTCTCCAGCTGACTCACCAAGTGTGGGTCGGAGCTTATGACTACACCAACTGTCGAGTCAATCCACTGGATCCCACGCAGTGTAACCCGAACACACAGCT GAGGGGAGAGGGGCGTCCCAGCTGGGCGTTGTTCGGTTGTGTCTCAGAGCACAGTGAGACAGCTCTGTTCAGGGAGAAGTTCCTGGACTGGACAGGCGGGAATGGAGGCACGGAGGAAGCTGCTCCGGTGAGCAAGAAGACACAG CCCATCCCAGTGCAGTCTTCCCAGTCTGTGTCCCTGTCACCAGATGTCCTGAGCGCCTGTGACGCAAAGGTTCTAGTTTCGGGTCAGTCACTGGAAGGGGACAACCTGGTCCATAATGTGTTTTCTGGCGTTGATGTCCAGAGGGGTTACGGAGTCATCACGCTGGAGGGAGGACGTCAGATGGAGCTGAAAACAGTTGCTGTGGACACCTGGCATGTCCAGGAGTTTGAGGACAGTGAAATTCCAGTAGAAAGCACTGGACAGCTTTACGAAGGAGACTCCTACGTCATCCGCTGGACTTACAGCATCAACACTGTTG ATGAGATGAACAGCACTGATGAGTGTAGCAGAGGTCCCGGACAAAAAGAATACACTGCCTTCTTCCTGTGGCGGGGCCGTGACTCCAGTGTCAGCGGACGGGACACTGCTGCTTTCCTGTCTATTGGGATAAACAACCATGAAGACTCGCAG GTGGTGGTACCTCAGGGAAAGGAACCTCCCTGTTTTCTGCAGCTTTTCCAGGGAGGCCTGGCCATTCACAAGGGCAAGCGAGAGGAGCCCTCCACGAATGCAG CAGAGTGGCGTCTGTTCTGTGTGCGAGGAGAGCTCCCAGAGGAAGGCTCTCTGTTAGAAGTGGATTGCTGCTGTGCAGGCCTGAGGTCCAGGGGCTCTGTTGTCCTGCTCAATAGCCAGCAGGGAGTACTGTATCTCTGGACTGGCTGTAAAGCTCCTAGCAGCTCCAGAGTGGTCAGCAAGAGGGTAGTGGAGCATCTCACTCAAAT GTGTCCACTAGAGTTGGGTCTCAGTAAAAGCAGCCCTGTGACAGTGCAGGTAGTGGAGGAAGGTTCGGAGCCTGCAGACTTCTGGACAGCACTGGGACAAATGGACAGGAAGGCCTACGACTGCATGCTGCAAG ATCCAGGAAAGTATAACTTTACACCTCGCCTCTTCCACCTGAGCGCCTCCTCTGGGAGTTTCCAGGCCAAAGAGATGCTGAGTCCAACGCGGCTGCCAGGGCTTGTGATGGCAATGCCCTTTGTCCAGGAGAGTCTGTACTCTGTACCACAGCCGG CCTTGTTCCTGCTTGACAACCGTCTGGAAGTCTACCTGTGGCAGAGGGGTCAGCCCGAGCAGACGGAGAGCTCAGCTTCAGCTTGGGGCTGCTGGCATGACGAGAGGAGGTGTGCCATGCAGACGGCATTGCAGTACTGCAAAG AGATGAACCCAAGGCGGCCACCGCAGGCCTACCTCATCTTTGAGGGGTTAGAACCTCTAACCTTCACTAACGTGTTCCCCTGCTGGGAAAGGAGCCTGGGACCCCACACACAG GGTGATGCGGGGCGGGTGAAGCTGACCTTGGTGCAGGACGCCCTGGCCCAGCTCATGAAGACCCAGTACCCTCTGGAGGAGCTGCTGCGGAGCCCATTACCTGAAGGCGTGGACCCCCAGCGCCTGGAAGTCTACCTGTCTGATCAAGACTTCCAG ACTATTTTGGAAATGAAGAGAGATGAATATGATTCCCTCCCAGACTGGAAGCAAATTGATCTGAAGAAAATCAAAGGGCTGCTTTGCTAG
- the svilc gene encoding supervillin isoform X3 has translation MDTMENPVLEPRSERIARYKAERRRELAERFGNMEELPSKWVRKDGKEVHDPATQAHRGNLNSDGLSERVNGRARGVTNGLEDPAESNNLRRLLDAEEEENCKADVKTDDRAKMSVAAKMSLFKELEKSAAPEASAFLKPSSGSISHERRVRRGNDHRFLTQPITCEEIVAISAPKPAPTVESQSVQAESVEDADESCKLSMSEKLALFNKLSLPGRQGGSPADGPPERRRQKGARYRTQPITVEEVNLLQEGPVQLPAFYLSPHLSDRQQASSVNLKPSEIRLSKPRPDTGLVPGEPSCPTQQGQQGQQGLQRHDSEPVLRGILKKSCSGGSEWSRTDGSQTDTPTSHEQNGGGCEEAGIQGRTESTEQQEMSAAPRRERRKASGVEGGSLTAAPWRQRARTRRETIACTPIRTMSEQDAPQEERPCQIKLQEQLVPSVEHSSDTTGRVQKQNEEECVRRMNEETNAMGHIQVTLADDTVKLQETTDTSRIKEGTENLYVESVNPQCWEPVFASVYSSSTPQYIMCFNQTNLSFEAQEVSSPTKNQIQPQWRQKSKEVDDEMDQVEELNTEQNRKKQEAGCMAKREISMQTGIEFEAPQSSPLSVVPHEVKEETSVDESNTFDAGFYSDQPSPSACAPPPSGDVAAAESEQDLGVLCQTNTPILTSAVAEHRRSVRPSRRTQGSRNPLRALAARDDIRQDYMGERVNTAAEESTQAEKKSKNSSVADSHLSRSEDLISSSDATKSSPPFSSLMLIHIKGRRHVQVRLVEPSARSLNSGDCFLLVTPEHCILWSGEFANEQEKAKASELASSIQSQRDLGCQAPQMVHLEEGLNCDSSLAADFWSLLGGRTQYRGASAEEEDEIYERGVVESNCVYRLVENKLVPHEQAWASIPSVSLLGSTEALVFDFGGEVYLWHGQDVSLSRKNVALQLTHQVWVGAYDYTNCRVNPLDPTQCNPNTQLRGEGRPSWALFGCVSEHSETALFREKFLDWTGGNGGTEEAAPPIPVQSSQSVSLSPDVLSACDAKVLVSGQSLEGDNLVHNVFSGVDVQRGYGVITLEGGRQMELKTVAVDTWHVQEFEDSEIPVESTGQLYEGDSYVIRWTYSINTVDEMNSTDECSRGPGQKEYTAFFLWRGRDSSVSGRDTAAFLSIGINNHEDSQVVVPQGKEPPCFLQLFQGGLAIHKGKREEPSTNAAEWRLFCVRGELPEEGSLLEVDCCCAGLRSRGSVVLLNSQQGVLYLWTGCKAPSSSRVVSKRVVEHLTQMCPLELGLSKSSPVTVQVVEEGSEPADFWTALGQMDRKAYDCMLQDPGKYNFTPRLFHLSASSGSFQAKEMLSPTRLPGLVMAMPFVQESLYSVPQPALFLLDNRLEVYLWQRGQPEQTESSASAWGCWHDERRCAMQTALQYCKEMNPRRPPQAYLIFEGLEPLTFTNVFPCWERSLGPHTQGDAGRVKLTLVQDALAQLMKTQYPLEELLRSPLPEGVDPQRLEVYLSDQDFQTILEMKRDEYDSLPDWKQIDLKKIKGLLC, from the exons ATGGACACCATGGAGAACCCAGTCCTGGAGCCCAGATCAGAGCGGATCGCTCGCTATAAAGCTGAGAGGAGGCGAGAACTGGCCGAGCGCTTTGGCAACATGGAGGAGCTACCTTCTAAGTGGGTGAGGAAGGATGGGAAAGAGGTGCACGACCCAGCAACTCAAGCCCATAGAGGGAATTTGAACTCAGATGGCCTCAGTGAAAGAGTTAACGGCAGAGCGCGAGGGGTTACAAATGGATTAGAGGATCCTGCAGAGTCCAACAACTTGAGAAG GCTGTTGGacgcagaggaagaggagaactGTAAAG CTGATGTGAAAACAGACGACAGAGCCAAAATGAGTGTGGCAGCCAAGATGTCTTTGTTTAAA GAGCTGGAGAAGTCTGCTGCCCCTGAGGCCTCGGCCTTCCTGAAACCTAGCTCGGGCAGCATCTCTCATGAGCGCAGGGTGCGCCGTGGCAACGACCATCGCTTTTTAACCCAGCCAATCACCTGTGAGGAAATCGTGGCAATCAG CGCCCCCAAACCAGCACCAACAGTGGAGTCCCAGTCTGTGCAGGCTGAGTCAGTGGAGGATGCCGATGAGAGCTGCAAGCTGAGCATGAGTGAGAAGCTGGCCCTCTTCAACAAACTGTCCCTGCCAGGGAGGCAAGGGGGCAGCCCCGCTGACGGGCCCCCAGAGAGACGAAGGCAAAAGGGGGCTCGGTACCGCACACAACCCATCACTGTGGAGGAGGTCAACCTG CTCCAAGAAGGCCCCGTACAGCTTCCTGCATTCTATTTGTCCCCTCATCTGTCCGACAGACAGCAGGCCTCGTCTGTCAACCTAAAACCCAGTGAGATACGCCTTTCCAAGCCAAGACCTGACACCGGTCTTGTGCCTGGGGAGCCTAGTTGCCCTACCCAGCAGGGCCAGCAGGGCCAGCAGGGCCTGCAGCGCCACGACTCTGAGCCCGTCTTGAGAGGAATCCTGAAGAAGAGTTGCTCTGGAGGCTCAGAGTGGAGCAGGACGGATGGCAGTCAGACAGATACACCAACCAGCCATGAACAGAATGGTGGAGGTTGCGAAGAAGCAGGGATACAAGGAAGGACGGAGAGCACAGAGCAGCAGGAAATGTCTGCAGCACCGCGGAGAGAGAGACGCAAGGCTTCAGGTGTGGAGGGAGGCTCGCTGACTGCCGCTCCCTGGAGGCAGAGGGCTCGAACCAGGAGGGAAACCATTGCCTGTACACCAATAAGAACCATGTCAGAGCAGGACGCTCCTCAGGAGGAGAGGCCCTGCCAGATAAAGCTGCAGGAACAGCTGGTTCCCTCTGTGGAACACAGCTCAGATACCACTGGGAGAGTTCA GAAGCAGAATGAGGAAGAGTGTGTGAGGAGGATGAATGAAGAAACCAACGCCATGGGACATATTCAAGTCACACTGGCAGATGACACCGTTAAACTGCAGGAGACAACTGACACCAGCAGAATTAAA GAAGGGACAGAAAACCTTTATGTGGAGAGTGTCAACCCTCAGTGCTGG GAACCCGTCTTTGCCTCTGTCTATTCTAGCAGTACACCCCAATATATCATGTGTTTCAATCAG ACAAATCTGTCCTTTGAGGCACAAGAAGTCTCCTCTCCTACCAAGAACCAGATTCAGCCTCAGTGGAGACAGAAG TCTAAGGAAGTTGATGACGAGATGGACCAAGTCGAGGAATTGAATACAGAGCAGAACAGGAAAAAGCAAGAGGCTGGATGTATGGCCAAGAGAG AAATCTCCATGCAGACTGGGATAGAGTTTGAAG CTCCACAGAGCTCTCCACTCTCAGTGGTTCCACATGAGGTGAAGGAGGAGACGTCTGTGGATgaatcaaacacgtttgatgcTGGTTTCTACAGCGATCAGCCCTCTCCCTCCGCCTGCGCCCCCCCACCCTCTGGAGACGTCGCTGCTGCAGAGAGTGAGCAGGACCTGGGTGTCCTCTGCCAGACCAACACACCCAT ACTGACCTCAGCGGTAGCAGAGCACCGGCGGTCGGTGCGTCCGTCCCGTCGGACTCAGGGCTCCAGAAATCCTCTGAGGGCTCTCGCTGCCCGGGACGACATCAGGCAGGACTACATGGGAGAGAGAGTCAACACAGCTGCTGAGGAGAGCACCCAAGCAGAGAAGA AGTCCAAGAACTCCTCGGTGGCTGATTCACATCTTTCCAGATCAGAAGACCTCATCTCTTCCTCAGATGCTACCAAGTCTTCTCCTCCCTTCAGCAGCCTGATGCTCATTCACATCAAAG GTAGGCGGCATGTCCAGGTGCGTCTGGTGGAGCCCTCAGCGCGGTCGCTGAACAGTGGAGACTGCTTCCTGCTGGTCACCCCGGAGCATTGCATCCTGTGGAGCGGAGAGTTTGCCAATGAACAAGAGAAAGCCAAG GCTTCTGAGCTGGCATCATCCATCCAGAGTCAGAGGGATCTCGGCTGTCAGGCCCCCCAGATGGTCCACCTGGAGGAGGGGCTGAACTGTGACAGCAGCCTAGCTGCAGACTTCTGGAGCCTTCTAGGAGGAAGGACACAATACAGAG GAGCCAGTgcagaagaggaggatgagatCTACGAGCGTGGTGTGGTGGAGTCCAACTGTGTGTACAGGCTTGTGGAGAACAAACTGGTGCCTCATGAACAGGCCTGGGCTTCTATCCCCAGTGTCTCCCTGCTGGGCTCCACTGAG gcccTGGTGTTTGATTTCGGCGGTGAGGTGTACTTGTGGCATGGACAGGATGTTTCCCTCAGCAGGAAGAATGTTGCTCTCCAGCTGACTCACCAAGTGTGGGTCGGAGCTTATGACTACACCAACTGTCGAGTCAATCCACTGGATCCCACGCAGTGTAACCCGAACACACAGCT GAGGGGAGAGGGGCGTCCCAGCTGGGCGTTGTTCGGTTGTGTCTCAGAGCACAGTGAGACAGCTCTGTTCAGGGAGAAGTTCCTGGACTGGACAGGCGGGAATGGAGGCACGGAGGAAGCTGCTCCG CCCATCCCAGTGCAGTCTTCCCAGTCTGTGTCCCTGTCACCAGATGTCCTGAGCGCCTGTGACGCAAAGGTTCTAGTTTCGGGTCAGTCACTGGAAGGGGACAACCTGGTCCATAATGTGTTTTCTGGCGTTGATGTCCAGAGGGGTTACGGAGTCATCACGCTGGAGGGAGGACGTCAGATGGAGCTGAAAACAGTTGCTGTGGACACCTGGCATGTCCAGGAGTTTGAGGACAGTGAAATTCCAGTAGAAAGCACTGGACAGCTTTACGAAGGAGACTCCTACGTCATCCGCTGGACTTACAGCATCAACACTGTTG ATGAGATGAACAGCACTGATGAGTGTAGCAGAGGTCCCGGACAAAAAGAATACACTGCCTTCTTCCTGTGGCGGGGCCGTGACTCCAGTGTCAGCGGACGGGACACTGCTGCTTTCCTGTCTATTGGGATAAACAACCATGAAGACTCGCAG GTGGTGGTACCTCAGGGAAAGGAACCTCCCTGTTTTCTGCAGCTTTTCCAGGGAGGCCTGGCCATTCACAAGGGCAAGCGAGAGGAGCCCTCCACGAATGCAG CAGAGTGGCGTCTGTTCTGTGTGCGAGGAGAGCTCCCAGAGGAAGGCTCTCTGTTAGAAGTGGATTGCTGCTGTGCAGGCCTGAGGTCCAGGGGCTCTGTTGTCCTGCTCAATAGCCAGCAGGGAGTACTGTATCTCTGGACTGGCTGTAAAGCTCCTAGCAGCTCCAGAGTGGTCAGCAAGAGGGTAGTGGAGCATCTCACTCAAAT GTGTCCACTAGAGTTGGGTCTCAGTAAAAGCAGCCCTGTGACAGTGCAGGTAGTGGAGGAAGGTTCGGAGCCTGCAGACTTCTGGACAGCACTGGGACAAATGGACAGGAAGGCCTACGACTGCATGCTGCAAG ATCCAGGAAAGTATAACTTTACACCTCGCCTCTTCCACCTGAGCGCCTCCTCTGGGAGTTTCCAGGCCAAAGAGATGCTGAGTCCAACGCGGCTGCCAGGGCTTGTGATGGCAATGCCCTTTGTCCAGGAGAGTCTGTACTCTGTACCACAGCCGG CCTTGTTCCTGCTTGACAACCGTCTGGAAGTCTACCTGTGGCAGAGGGGTCAGCCCGAGCAGACGGAGAGCTCAGCTTCAGCTTGGGGCTGCTGGCATGACGAGAGGAGGTGTGCCATGCAGACGGCATTGCAGTACTGCAAAG AGATGAACCCAAGGCGGCCACCGCAGGCCTACCTCATCTTTGAGGGGTTAGAACCTCTAACCTTCACTAACGTGTTCCCCTGCTGGGAAAGGAGCCTGGGACCCCACACACAG GGTGATGCGGGGCGGGTGAAGCTGACCTTGGTGCAGGACGCCCTGGCCCAGCTCATGAAGACCCAGTACCCTCTGGAGGAGCTGCTGCGGAGCCCATTACCTGAAGGCGTGGACCCCCAGCGCCTGGAAGTCTACCTGTCTGATCAAGACTTCCAG ACTATTTTGGAAATGAAGAGAGATGAATATGATTCCCTCCCAGACTGGAAGCAAATTGATCTGAAGAAAATCAAAGGGCTGCTTTGCTAG